One window of bacterium genomic DNA carries:
- the tsaD gene encoding tRNA (adenosine(37)-N6)-threonylcarbamoyltransferase complex transferase subunit TsaD, producing MNILGIESSCDETSVAIVRDGVHIVAQEIASQIAVHHRFGGVVPEIAARKAMEAIIPILDQVFQEARMDFDDLEAIAVTVGPGLIGSLLVGVSVAKALAYLKHKPLIPVNHIEGHIKAIFLAYPTLEFPFIALLVSGGHTSLFAVHSHTDYEFLGGTRDDAAGEAFDKVAKILQLGYPGGPIIDRLAKTANPAAVKFPRAYLEKDSFDFSFSGLKTAVLNHVRSRQGSLVLPEAGSPHDEVSPEVRNIAASFQEAVVDILVTKAVRACRIKGIEQLVLVGGVACNSCLRTRAEHSAQKLNLRLFYPPPLLCTDNAAMIASAGFFRKMAGNFIEGKEIFPLNAVSSLPLGS from the coding sequence ATGAACATCTTAGGCATAGAATCCTCCTGCGATGAAACATCAGTGGCCATTGTCCGGGATGGAGTGCACATTGTGGCCCAGGAGATAGCCTCCCAGATTGCAGTCCATCACAGATTCGGGGGGGTAGTGCCGGAAATTGCAGCCCGCAAGGCTATGGAAGCCATCATTCCGATCCTGGATCAGGTGTTTCAGGAAGCACGGATGGATTTCGATGACCTCGAGGCCATTGCCGTGACCGTTGGCCCAGGACTGATCGGCTCACTGCTGGTGGGAGTATCGGTCGCCAAAGCGCTTGCTTACCTGAAGCATAAGCCCCTTATTCCCGTCAATCATATCGAAGGGCACATCAAGGCGATCTTCCTGGCTTATCCCACCCTGGAATTCCCCTTTATCGCTCTTTTGGTTTCCGGCGGGCATACCAGCCTTTTTGCCGTTCACAGTCATACGGATTACGAATTCCTGGGCGGAACCAGGGACGATGCGGCAGGCGAGGCTTTTGACAAGGTTGCCAAGATCCTGCAACTGGGCTATCCGGGAGGGCCGATAATTGACCGGCTCGCCAAAACCGCCAATCCGGCGGCGGTTAAATTCCCTCGCGCATACCTGGAAAAAGACAGCTTCGATTTCAGTTTCAGCGGATTAAAGACGGCGGTTTTAAACCATGTCCGCTCCCGGCAGGGTTCCCTGGTGCTTCCTGAAGCGGGCTCCCCGCACGACGAGGTTTCTCCTGAGGTGCGGAATATTGCCGCCTCCTTCCAGGAGGCGGTGGTGGATATCCTGGTTACCAAAGCCGTCAGGGCCTGCCGGATCAAGGGGATAGAGCAACTGGTTCTGGTCGGCGGCGTGGCCTGTAATTCCTGCCTCCGGACCAGGGCGGAGCACAGTGCGCAAAAATTGAACTTGCGGCTCTTTTACCCCCCGCCGCTCCTGTGTACCGATAATGCAGCCATGATTGCCAGTGCGGGTTTTTTTCGGAAAATGGCGGGGAATTTTATCGAGGGAAAAGAAATTTTTCCTCTGAACGCGGTAAGCAGTCTTCCCCTCGGCAGTTAG